A window of Mycolicibacterium holsaticum DSM 44478 = JCM 12374 genomic DNA:
CTCACCGTCGACGGCGGGCTGCTCGTCGTCGACGACGGGCTCGGCGGGTTCCTCCTCGTCGACGGCGGGCTCGTCGTCGTCGACGGCGGGTTCCTCTTCGGAAAGCTCGTCTTGGTCGACGGCGGGTTCCTGCTCAGCGGACGCGTCGTCCTTCGCGTCGGCCGCCGAATCTGCGGTATCAGCAGGGGAATTCGACGCCTCCGAGGTGCTCGCCGGGCTCGAGTTGGCGCTCGAGTCGTCGTCGGCCATCGCCACGCCCGTGCCAGCGAGCATGGCCGCCACCAGACCGGTGGTGACCACGCCCGCGCCGAACCATTTCATGATCGCGTCGCCCATGGAGATCGAATCTATTGGGCGTAAGCGGCCTTATTGACGACTTTTGACCGATTGCCTGCAAACTCGGGTGCCGCGCAGTTACACGTAGCGGTTGCGGCCGGCGAATGCCCCCATCACCATCTGCACCACGTAGACACCAAGCACCATGGCCCACGGCACCGTCCAGCCGCCGGTCGCGTCGTGCAGAACCCCGAACAGGAACGGCCCCAGACCCGCCAACAGGTAGCCGAATCCCTGCGCCATGCCGGACAGCTGCGCGGTGTCTTCGGGGCCGCGGGCCCGCAGCGCTATCACCGTGAGCGCCAACGAGAACACGCTCATGCCCAGACCGATCAGCACGCTCCACAGCAGCGGCGCGAAGCCTGGGTCGATCAACAGGCCGATCACCCCGGCGATGCCCACCACGCCAAGGCCGACGATCCATCCGCTCTGGTTGGCGCTGCGGGCGGCCAAGGGGGAGACGAACACGCTGATCGGGACCGCGATCAGCGAGATCAGCCCGAGCAGCAGCCCGGCGTTGCCCTGGCTGACCCCGTTGTCGATGAAAACCTCAGGCAGCCAACCCATCACGATGTAGGCCAGGAACGCCTGGGAGCCGAAGAACGCAGTCACCGTCCACGCCAGCCGATTGCGCAACAGCGAACGGCCCCGGGTCGACGTCGTCGCGTGCTGAGCCGGGACGTGCGCGATGCCGCGCGAGGCCACCAGCCACGCCGCCAACGCCAGCACGGCCAGCAGCGCCCAGCCACCCAACGCCGACCGCCAGCCGCCGAAGACGTCGTCGAGCGGTGGGGTGAGCGCTGAGCCCAGCGCGCCGCCGCCCTGCAACGCGGCGGTGTAGATGCCGGTCATCAGCCCGACGTGCAGCGGGAACGAACCCTTGATGACGACGGGGATCAGCACGTTGATCAGCGCGATACCCGCCGCGGCCACCAAGGTGCCGCCGATCATCACCGACGGACCGTCCAACACCCGCGCCATGAGACCGATCGTGAGCACGACGAGGCCCACCGAGATCGCCCGGCCCAGCCCGAGGCGCCGCGCCAGCCACGGTGCGGCCAGCCCGGCGCCGGCGAAACACAGCCCGGGCAGGGTGGTCAGTACCCCGGCCCAGACGGCCGACGCGCCGAGGGAACCGCGCATCTCGCCGAGCAGCGGCCCCACGCTGGTGATGGCCGGGCGCAGGTTGAGCGCCGTGAGGACGACCGCGACGGTGAGCAACGCCCCGCCGGCCGCCAACACCCCGGGCCGCACCTCTACCGCGTCGTCGACGGTCAGCGCGAGATCGTTCTCGAACTCGTCGACGGTGTCGGGTCGGGTTTCACAGGCCACCCAAGCTACGATCCCATACATCCCATGATTGGATGAATGGAGATTCGTGTGCCGTTGGTCACCGCCCGCCGCACCGGACTGG
This region includes:
- a CDS encoding CynX/NimT family MFS transporter; this translates as MTVDDAVEVRPGVLAAGGALLTVAVVLTALNLRPAITSVGPLLGEMRGSLGASAVWAGVLTTLPGLCFAGAGLAAPWLARRLGLGRAISVGLVVLTIGLMARVLDGPSVMIGGTLVAAAGIALINVLIPVVIKGSFPLHVGLMTGIYTAALQGGGALGSALTPPLDDVFGGWRSALGGWALLAVLALAAWLVASRGIAHVPAQHATTSTRGRSLLRNRLAWTVTAFFGSQAFLAYIVMGWLPEVFIDNGVSQGNAGLLLGLISLIAVPISVFVSPLAARSANQSGWIVGLGVVGIAGVIGLLIDPGFAPLLWSVLIGLGMSVFSLALTVIALRARGPEDTAQLSGMAQGFGYLLAGLGPFLFGVLHDATGGWTVPWAMVLGVYVVQMVMGAFAGRNRYV